The following coding sequences lie in one Psychrobacter arenosus genomic window:
- the rplU gene encoding 50S ribosomal protein L21 yields MYAVIKSGGKQHRVSTDELLKVELLKVEKGETIKFEDVLMVVDGETVKIGQPIVDGASVEAEVVDHGRGEKIRIVKHKRRKHYHKEQGHRQWYTLLRIKAINA; encoded by the coding sequence ATGTACGCAGTAATCAAAAGTGGTGGTAAGCAACACCGTGTAAGCACTGACGAGCTACTTAAAGTAGAATTACTAAAAGTAGAAAAAGGCGAAACGATCAAGTTTGAAGATGTTTTAATGGTCGTTGATGGCGAAACTGTTAAAATCGGTCAGCCTATTGTTGATGGCGCCAGTGTAGAAGCTGAAGTCGTTGATCATGGCCGTGGCGAAAAAATTCGCATCGTTAAGCACAAGCGTCGTAAGCATTATCATAAAGAGCAAGGTCACCGCCAGTGGTACACCTTGTTAAGAATCAAAGCCATTAATGCTTAA